A stretch of Procambarus clarkii isolate CNS0578487 chromosome 80, FALCON_Pclarkii_2.0, whole genome shotgun sequence DNA encodes these proteins:
- the LOC138357893 gene encoding probable H/ACA ribonucleoprotein complex subunit 1-like protein, which translates to MKLLYMFIHQIVVAFLAAMCLVATSAEPSPDAEPGHFRRGFGGGFHRGGFGGGYGGYRGRRSAEADPEADPGYLGGRGFGGGFGGGFGSGFGGFRRGGYYG; encoded by the coding sequence ATGAAATTATTATATATGTTCATCCACCAGATCGTTGTAGCATTCCTGGCTGCCATGTGCTTGGTGGCCACaagcgctgagccttccccagaTGCCGAACCCGGTCACTTCAGGAGAGGTTTCGGTGGAGGCTTCCATAGAGGTGGCTTCGGGGGAGGATATGGAGGATATCGTGGAAGGAGGAGTGCCGAAGCTGACCCTGAGGCCGATCCTGGCTACTTAGGTGGTAGAGGCTTCGGTGGCGGCTTCGGAGGTGGCTTCGGAAGCGGATTCGGAGGATTTAGACGAGGTGGATATTATGGCTGA